The Meles meles chromosome 15, mMelMel3.1 paternal haplotype, whole genome shotgun sequence genome contains the following window.
CTATGAcccgacctgaaggcagatgcccaatgactgagccacccaggcgcccttggagggaaaatattttatcaaCATCATCCTTTAGGGTCAGAGGGCCAGAGCAATACTAACAGCCTATTTCAACATCACAAgcagattactttaaaaaatatattgaatttcggggagcctggctggctcagtctgtagaacaCGTGAGTCTGGATCTTgcggttgtgagtttgagctccacgttaggtgtagagattacttaaaaataaaatggacattggggagtgtatgtgctatggtgagtgctgtgaaatgtgtaaacctggcgattcacagacctatacccctggggataaaaatacattatatgtttataaaaaattaaatcttttttaaaagttgaactTTTTAGTTAATATGAATGCTGAATTGATGCCTGTAATTACTTTGAaatgatgggcacctgggtggcttagtcatttaagtgtctgccttcggttcaggtcatgatcccaggatcctgggatcaaaccccacattgggctccctgctccatggggagcctgcttctccctctccctctccccctacttgtgttccctctcttgctatgtctttctctctttatcaaataaatacataaataaatcttttcaaaaaatttattttgcaatGCAGTAAAATATATGAGGGATTGATGGGAGAAAAGAATAGATAGATATGTAATAAAGCAAGTACAGTAAAATGTTAGTTATAGAATCTAATGGGTGGGAGTGTAGAAGTTCactatataactttttaaatatgtatgaaaattttctttctttttttttaagattttgtttgttcatttgagagaaagagctcatgagcagagggaagagacggagggagaagcagactccctgctgagcagggagcccgactccggactcgatatcaggaccctagacatcatgacctgagctgaaggcagatgcttaaccatctgagccacccagacaccctgtatctgaaaattttcataatattggAGGGGAAATCAAAGCAGAGATTCACACTCTTCTTAGCAGACACTGGTAACCACATTGCTGATTTTGctgggtgacctcaggcaagttactttttttatgtcaatttttttaaaaagatgtatttatttattttagaagaaaacatgagcagagggagggacagatggagagggggagagagaatctcaagcagactcctagctgagcacggagcccaacgtgggggttgatctcagaccctgagatcatgacctgagctgaaatcaagagtcggacacttaaccaactgagccacccacacaccttCAAATtgtcttttagcattttattgttgttgttttttttttttaaagagtattctTTATGCCCAGTATGTGGCTCCCACTCAGGatccccagatcaagagtcacatgttatgctgactgagccaggcaggcagccCAGgttacttaactttttaaattttcgtGTGAAAGGTGGTCATTGTTTAGCTCAAATGAGATACTAGTATTGTGAGGTTCAAATGAAATAACGTGAAGGTACTTTGAAAAGCATAAAGCACTCTAAAATATAATGCATTGTCattgggaagaatgagtatttgGGCAATTATATGTCATGGCCCTGGGTATTCTTGACAACTCCCCGTGTAATGACATTAGCACTGTTTTACCTGCTTTAAGTTGGAAGTACAGAACAACCATTTCCATAACAATTTCTGTCAAATAGTTTTCAGATACCTCCGGAAGACCTAGATTCCTATTCTAAGAGGAGACACTCACACTAACTTTATAACCttaataatttttgttgttttacttaTAGATTGCCAAGATCTCCACTTAGGGCAGTGGGAATCTTCTTTGACTCTGGAACACTGGGCAGGAGCTTTGCCATTGGCTGGCCAAGAAGGAGGAGGCAGAATGTCTGCATTGTTACACCATAGAGTTCAAACTTCAAAAGACTTTGGGTTAAACAGTATCATTTACTCTGCAAATGATTATGTCTTTCCCTGTCCTCTATGATCATCACAAACTAATGAAACACCTTTCAGGTCTTATGAATTCAGGTTACACTGTTTCCCAGATGCTCTGGCAGCTGATTCAGGTAGGATTGGGCTGGGTTTTGTGGGGAATGGTGGAAAGGAAAGAACTCATCTTTCCCAGTCTTCAGTTCTTGTTCAGATTAAACATTAGTGCATGTGAAAACTCGGTTAACTCATCTAGGTTGTTGTGTAAAACCGTATTGAGCCTAGAGAAATGCTTTAGTTATTATATTAGgagtttaaaaatgtataatgctATGAAAGGCAAGGGTTCCTTCACTTTTGTTTGATGGCTTAAGTGAATGTTCTGTTGGAGGGTGTGATTTGAAAACAGTAGCTGACCTGTGTACATTTTTTACTCTCTGTACTAATATCATAAATGATTTTAACTTCGTGTATGTGTTGTATGAATGTATATCCATGCTGATGGGCTTACGCTTTTTCTAGGGCCTTTGAAAAATGGAACCCAACTCTCTGAGGACTAAAGTCCCAGCTTTCTTGTCTGATTTGGGGAAGGCCACATTGAGGGGAATCAGAAAGTGTCCCCGATGCGGCACATACAATGGAACCCGGGGACTGAGCTGCAAGAACAAGACATGTGGAACCATATTCCGCTATGGTGCACGGAAGCAGCCTAGTGTTGAAGCTGTCAAAATCATCACGGGCTCCGATCTGCAAGTTTACTCGGTGCGGCAAAGAGACCGGGGCCCCGATCACCGATGCTTTGTGGAACTAGGCGTGTCAGAGACGACAATCCAGACTGTGGACGGGACAATCATCACTCAGCTGAGCTCGGGACGCTGTTATGTCCCCTCGTGCCTGAAAGCTGCCACCCAGGGCGTGGTGGAAAATCAGTGCCAGCACATCAAGCTGGCAGTGAGCTGCCAGGCCGAGGCCACCCCTCTGACGCTGAAAAGCTCAGTCCTAAATGCAATGCAGGCCTCCCCAGAAACCAAGCAAACCATCTGGCAGCTGGCCACGGAACCCACGGGTCCCCTCGTACAGAGGATTACGAAAAACATACTGGTGGTGAAATGCAAGGCGAGCCAGAAGCACAGTTTAGGGTATTTGCATACCTCCTTTGTGCAGAAAATCAGTGCCAAAAGCTTGCCCGAGCGCCGTTTCTTCTGCTCCTGCCAGGCTCTGAAATCGCACAAGTCGAACGCCTCCAAGGAGGAGGTGGCCCAGAGATGTATTCACTTCTTTGCTTGCATCTGTGCCTTTGCCAGTGATGAGACATTGGCTCAGGAATTCTCAGACTTCCTGAATTTTGATTCCAGCGGTAGGTGATGTGTTGACACGGTTACTCTGTTTTTCTAAAATGGCAATGAAAGAGTTCCACTGATGGCATTTGGAGATTGTCCTAGCAACCTTCAGAAGCAGTTGCTAGATAATTCAAGTGAAaaactttccttcttttaatCCCAGTCAGCACACTTGCATaaaggttggttggttggttgattgaaACTAATGATCAGGAGACTTGGACATTTTCACTGAGACAGTGAATCTAGCAAAAGTTAGCTTATCTTTGCttcgcctttttttttaaaaactttttcacaGATGccctatgttaataaaaacaaagaataaacaaatcaaaaaaaaagcttttaatttgGGGTGCTTACTTGTTTGTTATCTTTGAAGACAAGGAAAGCTTTACCTgcttgaaagatttttaaagattgtacAGCAAGTCGTGTGTTGTAGTTTTTAACAGTTTATCTtgtagatgctttttattttcatttcttaatgatCAGTTGGCAGTAGCTCCCAACTTTTTAGTTTAATTTCTCTGTGAAGTCTTTTATTGTATTAAGGGTCCGTGAACAAAAACCCATGTCTTGGGGAGTtctttaaaggaaattattttaaagcagaCAATCACTCcataatttatgtttatttttttttattacgttCAGCTAGCCACCATAGAGTACATAATTAGTTCTTGATggagtgttcaatgattcattagctaAGTATTCCataagttattttttataaattaatttttctgtagGCAGGGCCCCATACTTACTCTTGAATTGTATTAGTAATtaagaaatctgttgtattttaGGTCTTAAAGAGGTTATTGTGCCCCAGTTAGGTTGCCATTCAGAATCGACCGTAACAGCTTGTGAGCCTACTGCCTCCAAgccaaagaagaggaagaaggaggaagtccCTGGTGAGAAGCCGTTTGGGTTGTTTGTTTGGTGGTGGTTTCTTCAGAGATGGTTTTGCTGTATTTTGTGTTTCATTGCATCTTAGCGAATACGGAAATAATGTTTGTtatgtttttttcccaaaaaaagtTTTATCTTCCATTGATGATTCTTTGTCAAGTGGAGCTAAGAGTTGGTTCTTTTGGCCAGGAATAAGATCCAGCCAGACTCTACTTTTATTATTGTATATGTCTTTTAGCCCTTAGACATTTGGACTAGTTTTATACCTTAATCTGCCTTAGGACAGTATCATGAAGTTTTTATCCATAGAGTGTGTTTAAAAATTTGTGACAATGgttaattatattttccaaaCTAATTTAAGAGTGTAGTTTCTTAGCTTCATTTTCAATATGCAGCAccgtatatatatttttccttttttaatataagtGTACCAGTGTCAGTTAAGTAGTCAGATAAATTCTAGTAAATATGTATTCAAAGACCTAGattctaaacaaaagaaaaatattccagtCCAGTGGGTAGAAACATTTTTGTGGTTAGAGTATTTTTAGAGGTGGGTCAGATGGTCCCGCACAGGAGTTTTGGTGTTGGGATGGTGGAGAAAGATGGAGACACAAAGGGACATGggcatttctgtttttaagaattctgacagcggggcgcctgggtggctcagtcagttaagtgcctgtctttggctcaggtcatgatcccagggtcctgggatggagccccgcatcgggctctctgctcagtagggagcctgcttcctcctctctctgcctccttgtgatctctgtcaaataaataaataaaatcttaaaaaaaaaaaaaaaggttaaaaagaaattaaaaaaaaaaaagaattctaacaGCAATATAGAACAGAGATTGTTGTTAAATGTTTACTTATTAATCTTTCCCAAGAAAACCTGAAATTCAAaaaggaagttctttttttttttttttaaagattttatttatcatttgagagagggagagcgagtgagcatgagttggtgggaggggcagagggagagggtgaagcataTTGAAAATGAAGCTAAGAAACTACACTCTTAAATTAGtttggaaaatataattaacCATTGTCACAAATTTTTAAACACACTCTATGGATAAAAACTTCATGATACTGTCCTAAGGCAGATTAAGGTATAAAACTAGTCCAAATGTCTAAGGGCTAAAAGACATatacagactctccactgagcaaggatcccaacactgggctcccaggaccctggggtcatgacctgagctgaaggcaggggctttaacccactgaaccacccaggcaccccgaaaaagTTCTTATCCTTTTACTCAGTAGACCTGATTCTAAATAATtgtgtctttgtttgtttgtttgtttaaatttatttacttgacagagagagaccacaagtagatagagaggcaggcagagagagagagagagggaagcaggctcgccgccaagcagagagcccgatgcgggactcgatcccaggaccctgagatcatgacctgagccgaaggcagcggcttaacccactgagccacccaggcgccctgtttgtttgtttttaaagattttatttcttcggggcacctgggtggctcagtgggttaaacctctgcctttggctcaggtcatgatctcagggtcctgggatcaagccctgtatggggctctctgcttggcagggagcatgCATCCCcgtccccctctgcctgcctctcttcctgcttgtgacttctctctctctctctgtcaaataaataaacaatcattttaaaaaatatttttttctttatttatttgacagagagaaatcacaactaggcagagaggcaggcagagagagaggaggaagcaggctccctgcggagcagagagcccaatgtggagcccgatcccaggaccctgagatcatgacctgagccaaaagcagaggcttcaacccactgagccacccaggcaccccttaaaaaatatttttaaaaaagattttatttcttctctgaagcaaataatacattatatgttaataaatttttaaaaattaattttaattaaaaaaaagattttatttctttatttgtgagagagagagtgtgcaagcacaagcaaggggagaagcaggcagagggagaaagaggcttccgtctgagcaaggagcctgatgcagttccaggactctgggatcatgacttgagctgaaggcagactcctaaCTGAATGAACCACTCAGACATCCCAGTTGTgggttgttgtgtttttttttaagattattttattctatttatttttaaagatttcatttatttacttgagagagaaagagagaccacagagggagaaggagacccccgctgagcagggggcctgacacggggcttgaccccaggatcatgacctgagctgaagtcagacactcaactgactaagccacccaggcgcccatatttatttattttagagagaaacagagagtgtgtgcatatgtgtgagAGCAGGGGGATTATAAATAATCTTTCATAAGAAATTAATCCTTGATACAGGAAAAACATTTTGTCCACAGATACTCATTTTATAGTTTattgaaaaattagaaacaagtaAGGGCCTACCACTAGGGATAGTTAAGTAAACCATGATAAAGCTACTTGATAGAATATCAGgcagccattaaaaattattataaagaatcataaaattattataaagcattattataggggtgcctgggtagctcagttattTGAGCATctatctcttgattttggctcaggtgttgatctcagggctctggaatCTAACCCTGTGTCAGGTTTCACATTCAGCTCAGAGCCTTCTggagagtctctcttcctctccctctacccctccccttgctggtgcgtgcacacacactctctctctctctctcaaataaataaattatatatatatatatatatatatatatatatatatatatatattttttttttttttttttttttttttttttttttaagaattatagggcgcctgggtggctcagtgggttaaacttctgccttcagcctgggtcatgatcttagggtcctgggattgagccctgcatctctcctgcctttctgcctacttctgatctctctctctctctgtcaaataaataaataaaattttaaaaaagaaaaaagaattataaagagATGTTTAGATAACTCAAGTAAAAAAGCAATTCTCAGTTCAATTTGAGTTTcatataaacaataaataattttaatataagtatgtcccatgctATATTTGAAATgtacttatattaaaaaagaactattggggcgactgggtggctcagtggattaagccgctgcctttggctcacgtcatgatctcagggtcctgggatcgagccccgcatcaggctctctgctccgcagggagcctgcttcctcctctctctctgcctgcctctctgcctacttgtgatctctctctctgtcaaataaataaataaaatctttaaaaaaaaaaaaaaaaaagaactatttaaaattcagattttttttttttttttttttttttgcttaatttgGCAGTCCTGGTACAATCACAGCTACTTAAAATCACAAAACCAGCAAAATCaactattcacacacacacacacacacagagacaataAATAGTTCACCAGAAAATTGATAGTGATTTTCTGAGAGGTGGGAGCAGTGGGTGAGTTTTTTTCACTTCtaggtcccccacccccaccccaatttcCTGTAAAAAGcatataaaacttaaaatgttaTGTATAAAGTCTGATGCTAATTCTTTCTAGAAACTGAAGCTAGCTTAGAAATGACCaaagattttttatgttttaGACTCTTGAGAAATTTATGTTGAATCCATTTCTGTTCTGCAGACATGTTATCAAACACTATAACGATTTGTGGTTTAGGGGCACAGATGAACAGTTCACTACTGCCTCAGGATGCAGTGAGCAGTCATCTGAGGAAAAGTGGCCTGAAAAAACCTGTGGTTGCTTCTTCATTAAAAAGGCAGGGTAAGTTTCCTTTCCCCAGGGTAGGCTAAAGGGGTGGAAATCATCCTAAAGAATCCCAAAGTGATATAATGGAAAGAAATGTTGCAAGTTATCCCCCAGAAAGTGCTGAGATTAAACACGAGCAGGCACTAAGGCTAAGGTCTGTTCTGTTCTACTGGTTTCCAGTCCTACTCAAAAACCAAATCATgtcttttaaagaacaaatgcaacaaggggcacctgggtggctcagtgggttaggctgctgccttcggctcaggtcatgatctcagggtcctgggatcaagtcccgtgtcaggctctctgctaagcagggagcctgcttcccttcctctctctctgcctgcctctctgcctacttgtgatctctgtctgtcaagtaaataaataagatctttaaaaaataaataaataacaaatgcaACAAAAATTACTTTGGGTTTTGGTAGCGCACGTTCTGTaggatattttccttttgttgcttgtTACCCACATGCAATTGGTATGGAGCCTCAAGGTTGAAGAAGAAACGTATAATTATGCAGTGATATTTGTTGAGAAACACAAATGCAGTCGGTTCTCCAAAGTTGTAAGTTTGGGGCACCTGCTGGCTCATTCGGTACAGCTGGAGACTCTTGATCTCccggtcatgagtttgagccctacattggggatagagattactttaaaaaataataaataaataaaataaaaatcaacatgtgtttaaaaaaaattaagtttgaaaACCTGCCTAAAAGCAGTAGCATGGATATCATTCTGAACTAATGAGACAGAAAGACTTAATTTGCACCTaacttatatttttactttacttttctttttttttttaagattttatttatttatttgacagagagagacacggcaagagaaggaacacacaagcagggggagtgggagaggtagaagcaggctttccactgagcagggagcccaatgtggggcttgatcccaggaccctaggatcatgacctgagccaaaggcagatgcttagcgactgagccacccaggcaccccgtatatttacttttctcttcCGAATAATTAACCTGTGCATTTGGAAATCAACATTTTCTTAACTCTCATATATTATGGCTGTGTGATTAAAAACCAGACATCATCCCTGCTCTCATACTATGGTTTTGAAGACAATACCAGTACATAAATAGCAAGTAATACAAGACTAAATCATAATTAACCAATTAATTAAGAACTTACACATTCCAGGAATAAAAGTTTTTGGAAGGTCGGGGAGTATGATCAAAAATATCAGgtaggagggacacctgggtggctcagtcggttaagcggctgccttcagctcaggtcgtgatcccagcggcaagtcccacattgggctccttgctcaatggggagcctgcttcttgctctgcttttgcctgccactctgtctgcctgtactctctctgtctctctgacaaataaataaataaaattaaaaaaaaaaatcggggggtgcctgggtggctcagtaggttaaaaacctctgccttcggggcgcctgggtggctcagtgggttaaagcctctgcctttggctcaggtcatgatcccagggtcctgggatcgagccccgcattgggttctctgctctgcagggagcctacttcctcctatctctctgcctatctctttgcctacttgtgatctctgtctgtcaaataaataaataaataaatctttattttttttttttttttttttttttaagattttatttatttatttgacagagagagagatcacaagtaggtagagaggcagacagagagagaggaggaagcaggctcgccgcggagcagagaacccgatgcggggctcgatcccaagaccctgagatcatgacctgagccgaaggcagcggctcaatccactgagccacccaggcgccccataaataaatctttaaaaaaaaaaaaataactctgccttcggctcagatcatgatcccagggtcctgggatcgagcgagcccctcattgggctctccgctctgcagggcgcctgcttcctcctctctctcttctctctgcctgcctctccccttactTGAGATTTctatgaagtaaataaaatcttaaaaaaaaaaaaaaaaaaatcaagtaggggacgcctgagtggctaagtcagttaaaaatcttaaggtcctgggatcgagccccagtcaAGCTCCTTGAtcactgaggagtctgcttctccctcttcctcaccactcatgctctctctcactattgctgtcattatttctgtttctgtctctcaaataaataaataaataaataaattttatattataatataattaatataatattaataattttaaatatgatttgaataaattaaataattaaaataaatatatttaaatataataataattaatattatagaattaatataatattatatataatatataatattattaatataaattaaaataaataattgatttatttattaataaattaataaatatataaataaaatctttatatatatttatatatattttatatatataaaatatataaataaataaaatctttatatatatataaaatttttattttatatataaaatatatatatatttatttatatatatatttatatatatataaaatatatatataaagattttatttttttatatatatatatggcttaacttaaaaaaatatatcaggtagatttttaagattttatttattcacttgagagagagggagagagaggctcctgggtggttcagtgggttaaagcctctgccttcggctcagtcatgatctcagggtcctgggatcgagtcccgcatctggctttttgctcagcggggagcctgcttcctcctctgtctctctgcctgcctctctgcctacttacgatctgtctctgtcaaataaatatacaaaatctttaaaaaagagagagggagagagcatgagcaggaggagggggagagggagagggagcaggacaatcagactccccgctgagtgaggagcccaatgcacagctccatcccaggacctgaggccatgatctgagctaaagttggatacttaaccaactgaggcacccagacaccccagttaacaagatttttaacaaaatttcttcacttctttggtgcagagaaaaaataaaatagaataaaatggcTTTTCATCCAAATTATCACTATATACATTTACCTAAAGAGAATTAATTTCAAATGAATAGTAGTTATGGCATCATTACCTCCTGATTTATAGATCTCTAAACAAGCCACTATACAAGGTCATTCTTCCAATTTGCATTggctttttctttcaaagattttattttgtttttggaaaagttttatttatttatgtatttatttatttatttttaaagattttatttatttatttgagagagagagactgagagagagcatgagcgaggagaaggtcagagggagaaacagactccccgtggagctgggagcccgatgtgggactcaatcccgggactccgggatcatgacccgagccgaaggcagtcgtccaaccaactgagctacccaggcatccctatttatttacttttaaagatttgtttatttatgagagagagagagcagggaggagggggagaggcagggagtctcaagcagactctgtgctgggtgcagagcgcatggtggggcttgatctcatgacactgagatcgggacctgagccaaaaccaagagccaaaaGCAACGGCACCAAGCAGGCGCccctcagagatttttttttttttttttttaagattttctttatttgagaaagagagagagagagaacatgagtgaggagaggtcagagggagaagcggactcccactgagcagggagcccaatacaggacttgatTCTGAGACTCTAGGagcatgacctcagccaaaggcaattatttaaccaactgagccatccaggtaccccaaagattttatttttaaataatcccatacccaacatggggcttgaattcacaaccccgagatcaagatttacatgctctaccaactgagtcagccaggcaccctttcAATTTGCTGTTTAATTGTGAAAGGCTACAAAATCCATTAGTATCTCCACagcttttcacttctttttttctagaaggattctttaaaaaaaaaaaaaaatcctagaaactTTCATTTCACTTAATGTATCTAAATATCTTTGAATTCCAACTTCTTGCCCTTTTCTATGTAAAATCCTCAACCTTTCAAACTTCAGCTGTTGTTTCtgtacaaaaaaaataaaagttactgaaaagttttttgtctgtttttcctaGCCTGTGGTCAGCTGTTAGATGAGGCACAAGTGACCTTATCCTTCCAAGACTGGCTGGCCAGTGTCACGGAACGCATCCATCAAACCATGCACTATCAGTTTGATGGTAAGTCTGGTCACCTAACTTGGCT
Protein-coding sequences here:
- the C15H2orf42 gene encoding uncharacterized protein C2orf42 homolog isoform X2; the protein is MEPNSLRTKVPAFLSDLGKATLRGIRKCPRCGTYNGTRGLSCKNKTCGTIFRYGARKQPSVEAVKIITGSDLQVYSVRQRDRGPDHRCFVELGVSETTIQTVDGTIITQLSSGRCYVPSCLKAATQGVVENQCQHIKLAVSCQAEATPLTLKSSVLNAMQASPETKQTIWQLATEPTGPLVQRITKNILVVKCKASQKHSLGYLHTSFVQKISAKSLPERRFFCSCQALKSHKSNASKEEVAQRCIHFFACICAFASDETLAQEFSDFLNFDSSGLKEVIVPQLGCHSESTVTACEPTASKPKKRKKEEVPGAQMNSSLLPQDAVSSHLRKSGLKKPVVASSLKRQACGQLLDEAQVTLSFQDWLASVTERIHQTMHYQFDGKPEPLVFHIPQSFFDALQQRISIGSAKKRLPNSTTAFVRKDALPLGTFSKYTWHITNILQVKQILDTPEMPLEITRSFIQNRDGTYELFKCPKVEVESIAETYGRIEKQPVLRPLELKTFLKVGNTSPDQKEPTPFIIEWIPDILPQSKIGELRIKFEYGHHRNGHVAEYQDQRPPLDQPLELAPLTTITFP
- the C15H2orf42 gene encoding uncharacterized protein C2orf42 homolog isoform X1 — encoded protein: MEPNSLRTKVPAFLSDLGKATLRGIRKCPRCGTYNGTRGLSCKNKTCGTIFRYGARKQPSVEAVKIITGSDLQVYSVRQRDRGPDHRCFVELGVSETTIQTVDGTIITQLSSGRCYVPSCLKAATQGVVENQCQHIKLAVSCQAEATPLTLKSSVLNAMQASPETKQTIWQLATEPTGPLVQRITKNILVVKCKASQKHSLGYLHTSFVQKISAKSLPERRFFCSCQALKSHKSNASKEEVAQRCIHFFACICAFASDETLAQEFSDFLNFDSSGLKEVIVPQLGCHSESTVTACEPTASKPKKRKKEEVPDMLSNTITICGLGAQMNSSLLPQDAVSSHLRKSGLKKPVVASSLKRQACGQLLDEAQVTLSFQDWLASVTERIHQTMHYQFDGKPEPLVFHIPQSFFDALQQRISIGSAKKRLPNSTTAFVRKDALPLGTFSKYTWHITNILQVKQILDTPEMPLEITRSFIQNRDGTYELFKCPKVEVESIAETYGRIEKQPVLRPLELKTFLKVGNTSPDQKEPTPFIIEWIPDILPQSKIGELRIKFEYGHHRNGHVAEYQDQRPPLDQPLELAPLTTITFP
- the C15H2orf42 gene encoding uncharacterized protein C2orf42 homolog isoform X3; translation: MEPNSLRTKVPAFLSDLGKATLRGIRKCPRCGTYNGTRGLSCKNKTCGTIFRYGARKQPSVEAVKIITGSDLQVYSVRQRDRGPDHRCFVELGVSETTIQTVDGTIITQLSSGRCYVPSCLKAATQGVVENQCQHIKLAVSCQAEATPLTLKSSVLNAMQASPETKQTIWQLATEPTGPLVQRITKNILVVKCKASQKHSLGYLHTSFVQKISAKSLPERRFFCSCQALKSHKSNASKEEVAQRCIHFFACICAFASDETLAQEFSDFLNFDSSGLKEVIVPQLGCHSESTVTACEPTASKPKKRKKEEVPACGQLLDEAQVTLSFQDWLASVTERIHQTMHYQFDGKPEPLVFHIPQSFFDALQQRISIGSAKKRLPNSTTAFVRKDALPLGTFSKYTWHITNILQVKQILDTPEMPLEITRSFIQNRDGTYELFKCPKVEVESIAETYGRIEKQPVLRPLELKTFLKVGNTSPDQKEPTPFIIEWIPDILPQSKIGELRIKFEYGHHRNGHVAEYQDQRPPLDQPLELAPLTTITFP